A genome region from Megalobrama amblycephala isolate DHTTF-2021 linkage group LG18, ASM1881202v1, whole genome shotgun sequence includes the following:
- the dolk gene encoding LOW QUALITY PROTEIN: dolichol kinase (The sequence of the model RefSeq protein was modified relative to this genomic sequence to represent the inferred CDS: deleted 1 base in 1 codon), whose protein sequence is MQMDPVLVESAVVFAMVISVHMAVWNQLSWCCIALAVQAFYVQHKWDRLLRTGAAVFQFRPSANSGVLPASMVLPLLGLALRGRCVSVGNVYMERFAMVITVIGMMLALFLSLIALGITRPVPTNTCVIAGIASSAILYTVKQTLTVSEVIEVLEVLLIFVYLSLILLYLLPRCFTPGEALLILGGISFIINQLIKRSLVSSGNANSDPLPYFLPVAVLGLVLLGIFFAVLFVFMESETWSASLFFHTMTAVLGLGLLVPWLSLLTQHHPVTWLMHFITESNTRLWLIGFWAALLLLAIAVVMHQNSHRSGGSKKHQASTTVRKYFHLLTVLTFAPGLALDRPLLHLSAVACLSVLLFLEFVRYFRIRPLGPPLRHLLTLFLDERDSGPLILTHIYLLLGVALPIWLSPGNCTPKGGLGGASGLVPYAGVLAVGVGDTVASIFGSTVGEIRWPGTKKTFEGTATSVFAQIIAVVVFLIADSSINLNASYSWVVGSITMVAMLEAYTSQIDNLLLPLYLYILLLL, encoded by the exons ATGCAGATGGATCCTGTGTTGGTTGAATCCGCTGTGGTGTTTGCCATGGTGATTTCCGTTCACATGGCCGTGTGGAATCAGCTGTCCTGGTGTTGCATCGCTCTGGCCGTCCAGGCTTTTTACGTGCAGCACAAATGGGATCGCCTCCTTCGGACCGGCGCCGCCGTGTTCCAGTTCCGCCCTTCAGCCAACAGCGGCGTCTTACCGGCCAGCATGGTGCTGCCTCTGCTGGGTCTCGCTTTGAGGGGACGCTGCGTCTCTGTGGGAAACGTTTACATGGAGCGCTTCGCCATGGTCATAACAGTGATAGGCATGATGCTGGCACTGTTCCTGTCACTCATCGCGCTGGGAATCACTCGCCCGGTGCCCACAAACACCTGCGTTATAGCCGGTATCGCCAGCAGTGCCATTCTGTACACAGTGAAGCAAACGCTGACCGTGTCCGAGGTGATTGAAGTCTTGGAGGTGTTGCTGATTTTTGTGTACCTCAGCTTGATCCTGTTGTACCTGCTCCCACGCTGCTTCACTCCCGGCGAGGCCCTCCTCATCCTCGGCGGGATTAGTTTCATTATCAATCAGCTCATTAAGCGCTCTCTGGTCTCATCCGGGAACGCAAACTCTGACCCGCTTCCGTATTTCCTCCCGGTTGCCGTGTTAGGTTTGGTGCTGCTGGGAATCTTCTTCGCCGTGCTCTTCGTATTCATGGAATCGGAAACCTGGTCCGCGTCGCTTTTCTTCCACACCATGACTGCTGTTTTGGGCTTGGGCTTGTTGGTTCCTTGGCTCTCCCTGCTCACGCAGCACCACCCCGTCACCTGGCTGATGCATTTCATCACCGAGAGCAACACCCGGCTTTGGCTCATTGGATTCTGGGCTGCACTGTTGCTTCTAGCTATTGCCGTTGTGATGCATCAAAATAGTCATCGTTCGGGCGGCAGTAAGAAGCACCAGGCGTCGACGACCGTACGGAAGTACTTCCACCTCCTCACCGTGTTAACCTTCGCACCCGGACTCGCGCTAGACCGCCCTCTGCTTCATTTGTCTGCAGTCGCATGCCTCTCAGTGCTTTTGTTCCTCGAATTCGTCCGCTATTTCCGCATT CGACCTCTCGGGCCTCCGCTGAGACACCTTCTCACTTTATTTCTGGACGAAAGAGACTCTGGACCACTCATTCTCACTCACATCTACCTTCTCCTCGGAGTCGCCCTTCCCATCTGGCTCTCACCCGGAAACTGCACTCCTAAAGGAGGCCTAGGGGGCGCCAGTGGTCTGGTGCCATACGCCGGTGTTCTGGCCGTGGGAGTCGGCGACACCGTGGCGTCTATATTCGGCAGCACGGTCGGCGAAATCCGCTGGCCCGGCACCAAGAAGACCTTCGAGGGCACAGCGACCTCCGTGTTCGCTCAGATCATCGCCGTGGTGGTTTTCCTCATCGCCGACAGCAGTATAAACCTGAACGCCAGCTACTCGTGGGTGGTGGGCTCAATCACCATGGTGGCCATGTTGGAGGCGTACACGTCGCAGATAGACAACCTGCTGCTTCCTCTGTACCTCTACATCCTCCTGCTGCTATGA